One stretch of Microcebus murinus isolate Inina chromosome 12, M.murinus_Inina_mat1.0, whole genome shotgun sequence DNA includes these proteins:
- the LHX2 gene encoding LIM/homeobox protein Lhx2 encodes MLFHSLSGPEVHGVIDEMDRRAKSEAPAISSAIDRGDTETTMPSISSDRAALCAGCGGKISDRYYLLAVDKQWHMRCLKCCECKLNLESELTCFSKDGSIYCKEDYYRRFSVQRCARCHLGISASEMVMRARDLVYHLNCFTCTTCNKMLTTGDHFGMKDSLVYCRLHFEALLQGEYPAHFNHADVAAAAAAAAAAKSAGLGGAGTNPLGLPYYNGVGTVQKGRPRKRKSPGPGADLAAYNAALSCNENDAEHLDRDQPYPSSQKTKRMRTSFKHHQLRTMKSYFAINHNPDAKDLKQLAQKTGLTKRVLQVWFQNARAKFRRNLLRQENTGVDKSADAALQTGTPSGPASELSNASLSPSSTPTTLTDLTSPTLPTVTSVLTSVPGNLEGHEPHSPSQTTLTNLF; translated from the exons ATGCTGTTCCACAGTCTGTCGGGCCCCGAGGTGCACGGGGTCATCGACGAGATGGACCGCAGGGCCAAGAGCGAGGCTCCCGCCATCAGCTCAGCCATCGACCGCGGCGACACGGAGACG acCATGCCGTCCATCAGCAGTGACCGCGCCGCGCTGTGCGCTGGCTGCGGGGGCAAGATCTCGGACCGCTACTACCTGCTGGCGGTGGACAAGCAGTGGCACATGCGCTGCCTCAAGTGCTGCGAGTGCAAGCTCAACCTGGAGTCGGAGCTCACCTGTTTCAGCAAGGATGGCAGCATCTACTGCAAGGAAGACTACTACAG GCGGTTCTCTGTGCAGCGCTGCGCCCGCTGCCACCTGGGCATCTCGGCCTCGGAGATGGTGATGCGCGCTCGGGACTTGGTTTATCACCTCAACTGCTTCACGTGCACCACATGTAACAAGATGCTGACCACCGGCGACCACTTCGGCATGAAGGACAGCCTGGTCTACTGCCGCTTGCACTTCGAGGCGCTGCTGCAGGGGGAGTACCCCGCGCACTTCAACCACGCCGAtgtggcggcggcggctgcagcgGCCGCGGCAGCCAAGAGCGCCGGGCTGGGCGGAGCAGGGACCAACCCGCTGGGTCTTCCCTACTACAATGGCGTGGGCACTGTGCAGAAGGGGCGGCCTAGGAAGCGCAAGAGCCCGGGCCCTGGGGCGGATCTGGCGGCTTACAACGCTG CGCTGAGCTGCAACGAGAACGACGCAGAGCACCTGGACCGTGACCAACCGTACCCGAGCAGCCAGAAGACGAAGCGCATGCGCACCTCCTTCAAGCACCACCAGCTTCGGACCATGAAGTCTTACTTTGCCATTAACCACAACCCCGACGCCAAGGACTTGAAGCAGCTCGCGCAGAAGACGGGCCTCACCAAGCGGGTCCTCCAG GTCTGGTTTCAGAACGCCCGAGCCAAGTTCAGGCGCAACCTCTTACGGCAGGAAAACACTGGCGTGGACAAGTCGGCGGACGCGGCGCTGCAGACTGGGACGCCGTCGGGCCCGGCCTCGGAGCTCTCCAACGCCTCGCTCAGCCCCTCCAGCACGCCCACCACCCTCACAGACTTGACCAGCCCCACCCTGCCAACTGTGACGTCGGTCTTAACTTCTGTGCCTGGCAACCTGGAGGGCCACGAACCTCACAGCCCCTCACAAACGACTCTTACCAACCTTTTCTAA